The DNA sequence ACACTTTTCGTGCGGCTGCATATGAACAATTATTAATTTTAGGAAAATATAATGATGTTCCTGTTATAACTGAAAAAAAAATTACTGATCCTGCTGCGATAGCTTTTAATGCAATAAATGTAGCACAAAAAAAAAATATTGATATCGTTATAGTAGATACATCTGGGCGCTTATCAACTCAATCTCATTTAATGAGAGAATTAAAAAAAATTAAAAAAGTAATTGAAAAAAAAATATTTAAATTACCATATGAAATTTTTTTAATAATTGATGGAAATACAGGTCAGAATACATTATCTCAAATTAAAGAATTTTCTAAAATCTTACATATTACTGGTTTAATAATTACAAAATTAGATGGCACTACAAAAGGAGGTATATTAGCTGCAATTGCAAAAAAATATTCTATACCTTTATATTTTATAGGTATTGGAGAAAAGATTGAAGATTTACAAATTTTTAATGCAGTAGATTTTGTAAATGCTTTATTAAATTAAAATTAATTAAATAAAAATTTATAATATTATATTAATTTGATAAAATTATTATTAGTTTTGTTAATGAAATCCATGGATCTCTATAATAAGATTTAAGATATATTCCTTTTAGTTCTTTATCGATTTGTACTGCTTCATAAAATGCATATTTTAAAATATCTAAAGATAATCTTTTTAATGCTATTTCTATTAAAGGTTGATGTTTTGTATAAATATGGTATTTTTCAAATAAATTTTTTAAAAATTTTCCATTCTCAATAGCGGTTTTTAATTTAAGTAAAATACAGATTTCTTGCGTAATAACCCATAATATTAATGGAAAAATTTCATTTTCATTTTTTAAATCTTGAAGAATTAATATTAAGCGCATTAAATCTCCGTTTAATATATTTTCTTTAATACTAAATATATTATATTTTGCGGATTTTGATACAGAGTTTTTTACTTGTTGAAATGTAAGGGTTCCAGGTCCATATAAAAAAAATAATTTTATTATTTCTTGATTTGCTGCTAATAGATTACCTTCAACTTGTTCAGTAATAAAATTTAATGTTTTTTTGTCAATATTTTGCTGTTGAGAAATTAATCTAGAATGAATCCATTTTGGTAAATCAATTGTTTTTACAGTAGGTATTTCTATGAATATAAAATTATTTTTTAATAATTGTATCCAAGTTTTTTTTTGTGATAATAAGTCTAATTTTGGTAAATTTATAATTGTTATATTATTAGGATTTAAATTATTAATATATTTTTCTAATATATATTCTCCTGTTTTACTAATTTTTATGTTAGATATAC is a window from the Candidatus Profftella armatura (Diaphorina cf. continua) genome containing:
- the ftsY gene encoding signal recognition particle-docking protein FtsY, with the protein product MKVNWITRLKESLSKTAFNLKSLIVNKKIDKNLYNELESDLLKADVGFETTQFLLNKLKKIIDSKKLFSTEQIKNVLHDLLVNLLKSLEKPLILKSKPFVIMIVGVNGVGKTTTIGKLANYFKKRKKSVLLAACDTFRAAAYEQLLILGKYNDVPVITEKKITDPAAIAFNAINVAQKKNIDIVIVDTSGRLSTQSHLMRELKKIKKVIEKKIFKLPYEIFLIIDGNTGQNTLSQIKEFSKILHITGLIITKLDGTTKGGILAAIAKKYSIPLYFIGIGEKIEDLQIFNAVDFVNALLN
- the holA gene encoding DNA polymerase III subunit delta, producing MLLKNIELLDKYLINSKNLSLLYTISSNEYLFLQEASDKIRKHIKHHGFHERNILTIDYLFQWDKLLKINQELSLFYNKKIIELRISNIKISKTGEYILEKYINNLNPNNITIINLPKLDLLSQKKTWIQLLKNNFIFIEIPTVKTIDLPKWIHSRLISQQQNIDKKTLNFITEQVEGNLLAANQEIIKLFFLYGPGTLTFQQVKNSVSKSAKYNIFSIKENILNGDLMRLILILQDLKNENEIFPLILWVITQEICILLKLKTAIENGKFLKNLFEKYHIYTKHQPLIEIALKRLSLDILKYAFYEAVQIDKELKGIYLKSYYRDPWISLTKLIIILSN